In a single window of the Chromatiales bacterium 21-64-14 genome:
- a CDS encoding flagellar basal-body rod protein FlgF yields MDRVLYIAMSGAQQTMLAQAANSQNLANANTTGFRSELSAFRSQPVFGPGYPSRVYAMAESPGVNYSSGTLESTGRTLDVAVSGPGWIAVQAPDGSEAYTRAGDLRITTAGILETSTGFPVLGNGGPLAVPPHQKLAIGRDGTVSVVPLGQQPNTLAVVDRIKLVNPSPSDLQRSADGLFVSRSGKPVPPDANVQLISGALETSNVNPVNAMVNMIELAQAYEMQVKVMSTARQNDAATTQLMVIQ; encoded by the coding sequence ATGGACCGTGTACTCTATATCGCGATGTCCGGTGCCCAGCAGACGATGCTGGCGCAAGCGGCGAACAGCCAGAATCTGGCTAACGCTAATACGACCGGCTTCCGTTCCGAGTTGTCCGCGTTCCGCAGTCAACCGGTTTTCGGGCCAGGCTATCCGAGCCGTGTGTATGCGATGGCGGAGAGTCCGGGGGTGAATTATTCCAGCGGCACTCTCGAGTCCACGGGCCGTACCCTCGATGTCGCCGTGAGCGGTCCCGGTTGGATCGCGGTGCAGGCACCGGACGGTTCCGAGGCCTATACGCGGGCCGGCGACCTGCGCATCACCACGGCTGGGATCTTGGAGACAAGCACCGGCTTTCCGGTGTTGGGCAACGGGGGGCCGCTTGCGGTGCCGCCTCACCAGAAGCTGGCGATCGGACGTGATGGGACGGTGTCGGTGGTTCCCCTGGGGCAGCAGCCGAATACGTTGGCGGTAGTCGACCGGATCAAGTTGGTGAATCCCTCCCCGTCCGATCTGCAACGTAGCGCCGATGGCCTGTTCGTGAGTCGTAGCGGGAAGCCGGTTCCGCCGGACGCAAACGTACAACTGATATCCGGCGCCCTGGAGACGAGCAACGTCAACCCGGTGAACGCCATGGTCAATATGATCGAGTTGGCACAGGCATATGAGATGCAGGTGAAGGTAATGAGTACGGCACGTCAGAACGACGCAGCCACGACGCAGCTGATGGTGATCCAGTAG
- a CDS encoding flagellar basal-body rod protein FlgG gives MTPALWVAKTGLDAQQTRMTVIANNLANANTMGYKQTRAVFEDLLYQNVRQVGGQTSQNTQLPSGLMLGTGVRPVATEKLFTQGNLVQTGNPLDLAIQGRGFFQVLLPDGTTAYSRDGTFQVNSQGELVTSSGYTVQPSITIPSNAQSVTIGTDGTVSVSLPGQASPSQLGSLQLADFVNPAGLQPMGDNLYLESAASGTAQSGNPGLSGLGTVVQGSLESSNVNVVQELVDMIETQRAYEMNSKAISTTNQMLQFASTNL, from the coding sequence ATGACCCCAGCATTGTGGGTGGCGAAGACCGGGCTCGACGCGCAGCAGACGCGCATGACGGTGATTGCGAACAACTTGGCGAATGCCAATACCATGGGTTATAAGCAGACCCGAGCCGTATTCGAGGACTTGTTGTATCAGAACGTGCGCCAAGTCGGTGGGCAGACCTCCCAGAATACGCAGCTGCCGTCCGGGTTGATGCTGGGAACTGGCGTCCGGCCGGTAGCTACCGAGAAGCTCTTCACTCAGGGCAACTTGGTACAGACCGGAAACCCGCTGGATCTGGCGATTCAGGGGCGGGGCTTTTTCCAGGTACTCCTGCCGGATGGGACTACGGCGTATTCGCGCGACGGTACCTTCCAGGTGAACTCCCAGGGCGAATTGGTTACCTCCAGCGGGTATACGGTGCAGCCGTCGATCACGATCCCCAGCAACGCCCAGAGCGTCACCATCGGGACCGACGGCACGGTGAGTGTAAGCCTGCCCGGGCAGGCGAGCCCCTCGCAGCTCGGGTCATTGCAACTCGCGGATTTCGTCAACCCGGCGGGCCTGCAGCCCATGGGGGACAACCTGTACCTGGAGTCGGCGGCCAGTGGCACCGCGCAGAGTGGGAACCCCGGGTTATCCGGCCTCGGGACTGTGGTACAGGGCTCTCTGGAGAGTTCCAACGTGAACGTTGTGCAAGAGCTGGTGGACATGATCGAGACGCAACGCGCCTATGAGATGAACTCCAAGGCGATCTCCACCACGAACCAGATGTTGCAGTTCGCCAGTACCAACCTTTAA
- a CDS encoding flagellar basal body L-ring protein: MGADRHFRILRLAAILLTAVLASACASMPYSHPEAYKPMELPKIPPPQRNGAIYQAGYSVGIFEDPKARRVGDLLTIVLAENTQASKSASTTAKKTDTVDIANPTILGSPVQFAAPGLLPLLTNRNNNLANSLSSSNNFAGAGDTSQSNSLTGNITVMVTHVMSNGNLVVEGDKHLTLNQGDEVIHIQGIVRPVDVQDDNTVLSTRVGDAVITYRGKGVVADASKMGWLSRFFISVFWPF; this comes from the coding sequence ATGGGTGCTGACAGACATTTTCGGATTTTGCGCTTGGCGGCAATCCTGCTGACGGCGGTGCTGGCCTCGGCGTGCGCGTCGATGCCGTACTCCCACCCGGAAGCCTACAAACCGATGGAATTGCCGAAAATTCCTCCGCCGCAGAGGAACGGAGCGATCTACCAGGCGGGTTATAGTGTCGGGATCTTCGAGGACCCGAAGGCACGGCGGGTTGGAGATTTGCTTACCATAGTCCTGGCGGAGAATACCCAGGCATCGAAGAGCGCCAGCACCACCGCCAAGAAGACGGACACCGTGGATATCGCGAATCCGACTATCCTGGGCTCTCCGGTGCAGTTCGCCGCGCCGGGACTGCTCCCGCTCCTTACCAACCGCAATAACAATTTGGCGAATTCCCTTTCTTCTTCGAATAACTTCGCGGGTGCCGGAGACACGAGCCAGAGCAACAGCCTGACCGGGAATATCACGGTGATGGTCACACACGTGATGTCCAACGGAAATCTGGTAGTGGAGGGTGACAAGCACCTTACGTTGAATCAGGGTGACGAGGTGATCCACATCCAAGGCATCGTGCGTCCGGTCGATGTGCAGGACGACAACACGGTGTTGTCCACGCGGGTGGGCGACGCCGTGATCACCTATCGCGGGAAGGGCGTGGTGGCCGATGCCAGCAAGATGGGGTGGCTGTCGCGCTTCTTTATAAGTGTTTTCTGGCCGTTCTGA
- a CDS encoding flagellar biosynthesis protein FlgI produces the protein MPGTGFGARVAAGVSLLMLLVMTAAPALAERVQDLASVAGVRNNQLVGYGLVVGLDGTGDQTSQAPFTVQSLMNMLTQYGVTLPPNANPQLKNIAAVSVSAELPPFAKPGQAIDVTVSSIGNAKSLRGGTLLMTPLHGADGQVYAIAQGNLLVGGFGASGSSGSSVTVNIPSVGSIPNGATVERSVPTSFDAGNTVQLNLDSPDFTTSYRVAEAINKAIGEGTAQPVDGSSIRVNAPTDAAQRVAFVSMIENIQVHPGTVPARVIINARTGTVVIGSGVMVLPAAVAHGNLSVTISEQPLVSQPGPLSNGTTQVVPQTSIQITEQKRRLFVLKPGVTLDDLVRAINKVGATPSDLVAILEALHAAGALRAQLIVI, from the coding sequence ATGCCCGGCACTGGATTCGGGGCACGGGTCGCGGCCGGTGTTTCCCTGCTCATGCTGCTCGTTATGACCGCGGCGCCGGCCTTGGCCGAACGCGTGCAGGACCTCGCGTCGGTGGCCGGTGTACGCAACAACCAGCTGGTCGGCTACGGTCTTGTGGTCGGGCTCGACGGTACTGGAGATCAGACCAGCCAGGCGCCGTTCACGGTCCAGAGCCTGATGAATATGCTGACCCAGTACGGAGTCACGCTTCCGCCCAACGCCAACCCGCAGCTCAAGAACATCGCGGCGGTGTCGGTGAGCGCGGAGCTGCCACCGTTCGCGAAGCCGGGACAGGCGATCGACGTGACGGTCTCATCGATCGGCAACGCTAAGAGCCTGCGCGGCGGTACGTTGTTGATGACACCGTTGCATGGGGCCGACGGACAGGTCTACGCCATCGCTCAGGGCAACCTGCTGGTGGGCGGTTTTGGGGCGTCGGGTAGCAGTGGTTCCAGCGTGACGGTGAACATCCCAAGCGTGGGAAGCATTCCCAACGGCGCGACGGTTGAACGTTCGGTGCCCACATCCTTCGATGCGGGTAACACCGTCCAGTTGAACCTGGATAGCCCGGATTTTACTACCTCGTACCGGGTTGCTGAGGCAATCAACAAGGCGATCGGGGAGGGGACGGCGCAGCCGGTGGACGGCAGCTCGATCCGCGTGAACGCGCCTACAGACGCGGCGCAGCGGGTAGCCTTCGTCTCGATGATCGAAAATATCCAGGTCCACCCCGGAACGGTCCCGGCGCGGGTGATCATTAACGCGCGCACCGGCACCGTGGTTATCGGCAGCGGGGTGATGGTATTGCCGGCGGCGGTGGCGCACGGGAATCTTTCGGTGACCATCTCCGAACAACCCCTGGTGAGCCAGCCCGGACCGCTTTCCAACGGCACCACCCAGGTAGTCCCGCAGACCAGTATCCAGATCACCGAGCAGAAGCGGCGGTTGTTTGTGCTCAAGCCGGGCGTGACGTTGGACGACTTGGTGCGGGCCATCAATAAGGTGGGCGCCACACCCAGCGATCTGGTCGCGATCCTGGAGGCCTTGCACGCGGCGGGTGCGCTGCGGGCCCAACTGATCGTCATTTAA